Genomic window (Ruminococcus flavefaciens AE3010):
AAAAAGAGCTCGGACAATACCGACAGGACAACTATATCGAATATGGCATAGATGATGAACTGTTCCTGGCTCCATACTGAGGTGTCGGCGTCTATGTCGCGGAAATAATTGTAGAGCAGGCGCGTTTTGTTGGTGTAAATGTTCGGCAGGCTGGTCACTGCGCTTGCTGCCATCGCCATACAAAGCGAGTCTATCATATCCGGCGAATGCCTGAGCTTTGTCAGGTACTCTGCCTTTGAAGGCATCTTCAGCTTCTTGTGTACGTACCATGCGGGTATCAGTACTTTCATCAGACCGATAAGTATGAGTGAGGTGACGATCTCAACATCGCCGCCGTAAACGCCCGTGCTGAAAAAAGATGAATGTATATCAAAGCCGAGAAAGTCAAAAAGGGATATTACTGCCTTGCCGATGATATTGTCGATAACTATCCATATCAGCATAGCTATGCCCGCAACGTTCATTATCTTGATAACGCAGTTGCGCTCGGCAGTGGGGAGAGACTTGCTCTCGAAGCCCTTTCCCTCTACAAAGACACTTTCTCTGCGATCCATCTTAAAGTTGAAGGCATATGGATTGTCCTTGTTCTTACGCCATTTGATGAAGCTTTGATTGTAGCTGTCGTCCTGTGTCGAATAATCGAATTGTTCTACAACATTTATAATATTTTTCTCTGAGGTGTCAGTAAGCTGCATTGACTCACCTCCTACAGTTTCTCATAATAATAGTATCACATTTTGAGGGGAACAGTGTTGATATTTTAAAGCATTTTTATGAACAATCAGTTAATTGAATAAAATAAAAAAGGTGATATATCTTGAACAGATTCTTTTATTCTTCTGCTGCCGTTCTGGCGCTTATCTCTGCCGCAGGCTGCTCCTCGGGACGTATCCACGAGAGAAGCTATCTTCGTGCTGCCGCAGTTTCCGAAAGC
Coding sequences:
- a CDS encoding CPBP family intramembrane glutamic endopeptidase, coding for MQLTDTSEKNIINVVEQFDYSTQDDSYNQSFIKWRKNKDNPYAFNFKMDRRESVFVEGKGFESKSLPTAERNCVIKIMNVAGIAMLIWIVIDNIIGKAVISLFDFLGFDIHSSFFSTGVYGGDVEIVTSLILIGLMKVLIPAWYVHKKLKMPSKAEYLTKLRHSPDMIDSLCMAMAASAVTSLPNIYTNKTRLLYNYFRDIDADTSVWSQEQFIIYAIFDIVVLSVLSELFFRGAIFGALRQFGDVFALVITSVMSALLVQDVREFPAALLMSAIAAAGMLRSGSILTAIYVQIIFKLYRLALILLESTSTDTIYLHRNIFILAVFIIGALGFGTVYLLSKKKNRHRIASYKSEISMWERLVIAFRSYPVPAVVGVCVMAALIKLIL